The following nucleotide sequence is from Populus nigra chromosome 15, ddPopNigr1.1, whole genome shotgun sequence.
CGAGTAAGTATCTCAGGGTTGAAAATCTTCAGGATAGTACCATTCCCCTCTAATATAGTTGTGATGAGTGTGGATATTGCCGATGCATTCATTGAGATGAAAGATCATGGGATAAGCCTCACTATCACAATATTTGCTAAGATATTCTTGTTCCTAGATTATTATCAGAACACCGATAAAAAGGATTAAGATGTTGCgtgcaatatatattttttcttggatttttaacCACATTTAAGCTTATAAATCGGTGTTTAAGTTAGTATAATGGAATGATCACAGAAATTTAACAGGAATAGTGGTTATCGAATGGAAAAAGTGGTCAACAGTGGATCTCTTAATTCTTATGCATGCAAGATGATGTTATTGTTTGGAAAGCATAATGGATGAGATTAGGCTTTTGGATGTTGTTTTGTGGTAGTTATCCTTGGATCCTATAAATTGACATTAATGGTTATGTACCATCCATTGTAGCTAAACAGGTTGGAAACCTACAAGGTATCCCCCAGATAAGGATAGGTAGACAATTTAGTTGGGTTTATAGGCAGGTTTGCATGTGGGGTCCCACTAAAGATTAAGAAAGACAAATGATCTAAAATATGGCGAGCGATAATCTAGACTGAATGGGACTAGAAACCACTATATGGTATGACCGATGATAAGTCATCAAGTTATGGAATTGCAAACATGAGGAGCATTAAGTAGAAGCTGTGTCCTCTAGTATGTCTAGGAGTGCAATATACCAAAGTAATAGAGTATAACAAACTCCTCCAACACTAGTACAAGATATTTCTAAAGATGTAAGaggaaaaggaataaaaaaaatcgtaGGAGgcttacaaaaaagaaattaaacaaattaagtttGCCAAGCAGGGCATGGAAAAACAAATGGTAGAAACTAAGAGGGACTTGGAGCTCGAGGTTCAAAAAACAAGGAATTAAAAGTAATTGTGTCAGCTTGCCTAAGCCTCTATGAAAGTGAAGTTCATTGAGATTGACATCCTAAAATGGCAACTTAATGAGGTAGAGTGAACAAAGACTAAACATAACCAATAGTTAAGAACATGATATCGATAGTATTAGAAAAGATATAGATGAAGTCGAAGGCTCGAAGAAGTTCTCCAAGCTAAAAAGAATACTCTAGAGGATACCAGTAACAAAAGGACTAAACTGATGTAAGCGACACTGAATAGGGTTTAACAGCTAGAACTAGAAGTATAAAAGGTGACTCAAAATCATCTATATAAGTCCATACATTGGTATAACATGAATAACCACATGATGAAGATTGATAGACATCAGTTACAGAGGCTCAATGAGTTAGAGGATCAAATTGTTGTAGTGAGGTAAAACGCTCGACATTAAAAGACACTAGTAGTTATATAAGAAGGTACAATGCACTCATGTTTGATCTATCTTGATATGGCTAAGTGTCGGGCCATTGAGAAGATAGACAAAGAAATTGAAGACTTtgacattttataaaaataatgttaaagacTTTTtgtatagaaaattaaaaaaagtcttGTTTTCATCAATGTTGTTTTGGCAAAGAAAGGTTTAAGCTCCTTTTGTAATTAATGAAGTCTTCAACTTTTACAAGTATGATGACTTATAAACACTTGAAGATAATGCTTATAATGAATTATTTATGAATAAGCCTTTTGAAATGATAACtttctaattaaattgattgtaaAAATTATCATGACTTGCATGTATAATGATTATAATAATTAGTTCCTATAACTCATTGAGAAATATCTTAGTTAAATGCCATATACTAAAATTCCAATTCATATAAGATTACTTTATGGAATTAAATTAGTACtcttataaattaaatctatttaAAGTTACTGATGAAAGTATCTCATTACTAAACTAATCTCATGTAATTTTAATAGCAGTAAGTCAAGAACTAAACTTTCCATCACCATCTTTCAAGAAGGCTAAATCCATATCCAATCTCATACCTTTAGTTTATTATTACTTGAACCATTTATTTATGTTCCGTGtgcttttactttatttttcttcatggaAATATAGGTTATTCTATTATGATCACACTTCATTCTTGAATCTACAAcacctagttaaaaaaaaaacagagaataaAGAGAGAGCCTTACTTGAGTAGAACTAGATACTCTAAAAGTGAGATCACAAGGCTTTCTATTGTGCTTGAGTGAAGCCTATAAGCTTTATTTCTCTGATGGAGTTTTTCCAACATGAGGGTGGATATGTTGCTCTTGTTGTTATTCCTGTATCCACTCCTCATGATAGAACATGTGCCAACTTTCTTCTCATCATCTACTAAAATAATCAATGCTAGTAATGttgttgatattattatttttggaatgCATAAGGGCATGTTCGAGATGTTCTTTTTAAAGGCACCATATCCCATTATAGTGCTACCGTAACCACATAATGCACCTGTGATTGATCTCACTGTCATAGAAATTCCTAATGGGAAGAAAGTGATAAAACCGGAATATGAAAAGCTAATCGACTATTAAAGAATGTCTTAAAAAGATTAAGGGAATATACATGTCTGACCCTCTCTTGCCACTCGACAAATGCTTAGTCTCTAATATTGttatcctaaaaaaatttatgtactGGAGTTTACCAAGTTCATAGGAATTCAATGTCCAATGACACACTTGAGAATCTATGTAAACAAGATGGTAGAGGTTGACAATGATAAAGTTTAAAACTTTTGATTCATTTCTTTATAGATAGCCTCGATAAAGCCGCTTTAAGTTGGTTCATTGTTCTAAATGAGATAAAGATCAAGAAATTGAGAGATCTTATTGAAGTATTTGTGAGGtaatacaagtttaatattgAAGTGGTCCCTAACACATCAAGCCCTTAGTCTATGAAGAACAACCATGTAACAACTCAATTTTCTGGGATTAAATATACATTTGATATAGAGAttgctatgattttttttttgatattttactaaaaatCCAGCAATATTTTCCCATTTGGTAACATTGTCGAGTTATCGAAatcattaattttcatattaatcatcttcaAGTACACAGTCCAATTATCTTGAACATTTTCTAATGATTACTACAATCTCAAAAAATCTACATCTATTATTGAATTCTACTAATACTCATCACATAACACAAGATggtcatattatttatttatttttagattaaggaaaatataaaaacattacatttgaaatctctcttttcttttttctttactttaatcaCTTTAATATCGCTGATTATTAtgttatatgtttttagtgtatttatttgtattttttgacattattaGTGGATCACCTACATgtgattagaaaattaaaattatatgttaagtatattaattatctataataaatagtatatcaatcattattaataaaattgtatataaaaatcattttgtatCTCTTTTATGTTTATGAATATAATGTTGGATAATTTACTTATTATGTATCTAAAAAGAATATATCAAtcacttaaaattaaatcatataacatTTAGTATTTCATATAGAAATACAATATAGAAATACTTTACTAATACActaattttacatatttttaataaatacactattatcatacattcataattataaattaaacttcaattataaagtaaatttataaacttatttttacAAGTTCTGAAGtataatattgtaataataattattatatgtattgaaataattgaagaaaataataattatttttatttataaagtaaGATTTTGTAATAGTTAGGTTCGTTTTATAAGGTTTATaataactatttatataaagaagaaaaaaattaataccagTCAAATATAGGTCAGATGATGAGATGGGTGAACTTTTCAGATACAATTGCCTGTTTAAAAATGtgataaatgttatttttttaaatttttttcacttgaaaatatattaaaataatatttttttaatttttgacaccagcatatcaaaatgataaaaaaacttttaaaaatattaatttaaagctaaacaaaatttaatttttttttaaagcatggtTTAACCACACAAACAAACATGCTCTTAAAtgacaacaaattaaatttatatccaACCTATCTTAAATTTGGTCAAACTAGATAAAAACCAGACCCAACTAGGTTTGATGGTGTTAAATTCATAATATATCAAGTACAATTGCTATCCTTAAATATATTGGATTTTTAACCGGATGGGTTCTCCGAGGCAGGTGATACAATAAGATAATATTTAGTATTGtggtaacaattattttttaaagtactttttgcttggaaatatatcaaaatattttttaattttttaaaatttatttttgacatcaacacattaaaataatccaaaatcattaagaaaaattaatttgaagcataagaaaaaaatacaattttttttagaagtaaAAACGAAAACATTCCAAGTTCAAAATTAATATGGAAGAGAGAGAATTAGGATCACTAgttatttggtaaaaaaaaaatcattaacattattgattgaaatattatacaagaaaaaaactaaaagagctagcatttttattttgctagcTAAATTAACACGGACATAGATGTATTAGCGATTGCATTGTAAATCCGCAACGTAAATTTTTAATGTTCATGGGATGCAGAAAAATAAGCTTTGGtacttgaaatttttaatttttcatatttgatccttatagttttaaattcttatattttaatcatAAGACTTTATCTTTCTAACGTTTTAGTCCCTAAATATTGAGAGAAGAGAGATAAATTTTGATGAGCCAccttttaaccataaaaaaataatcttgttgTTAATGAGTTCAACTTTAATGTAGGTGATTCGAGCTTTTAATTATgctgaaaaaatagatttgggattagaaatattttttattgagtttaatttggagtttttagattgattataAAATGATTTAGGATTTGGTAAAAATAGATTTGAAGTTATTGAGATTcctataataatttttagatatttcatataaaaataagttaaaattttgaattttagagTCCAAATACCTTAAAATTCTCTTTTCAACTATTATAAATACCCAAAATTTATTGTGGTGGATAATACATTATTTATCCAAGTTGATTTaagtttaaaagaaagaagtgcatgcttttttttataaaaaaaaaccaaagtgtATCTAGGCTTTTTTTATGGGATAGACACTCGACCGTAGATGTGTTggagcttcattttttttagctttttatatttttttattgtattgttttatttttatattttagaataaaactttattttaaaaaaatattaaaattaacattttaaaatatccaACTATgacatgattttaaaattagatttgagatttttattgtcattattttataaattgttgtATATGAATCTAAtatgtaaagtatttttttaaattgcacataaatattcaataataataaaatatttatttttatttttatataattttcttaaattaattatatttttatacaactGCATATAAATTATCATGACATGATAGTTTAAGATTGAGAAGACATGTTTTCTATCcaaagcaaatatatatatatatataaaattcttctctctttaatccttacaaatatttattttaatttttttatattttattaaaaaaatgctgcaaataaaatatattaaaaaattaaataaaaataaaatttaaaaataacctcgactaataacaattttattttgtaaaagagGTTATGGGTCGAAAAACTGAATAACAATTTAAAGAACAGAACTAAGGGATACTATGTTTATGCCTTGTAGGAGGAAACCTagataatttctttaattactCATAAAAGTTGATATCGTGTGAATGACATTTTTGTTGTGGTGGCTTATTCGTGAAAATTTGTGGTGCAGAAAAATTAGCCAGCAAGTGGTTAACACCTCAAGTTATCGGGTGATGTTGCTGGGCTTTGGAACTTTCaaagaattaaacaaaatcCAGATCTCTCATAATCGCTTCCCTTCCATCCCATCCATGGCTTCCCTTCCCAGTCCATCAGCCACCACTGCTCTGCAACACAAGGTAATATTATTCAcactaatattttcttaatacttgttacaattttttttatgaaaaattggtgatttttcttgttttgtttggaTTATATTCTTGATACATTGCTAATTAGATTGGAGATATTGTAACTTGGATTATGAGCTCTTTTCTTATTgtctaaaaaaagaagaagcagaatcTATAATGGGTTTTCATTTTCCTTCAAACAATCCAGAATgatgtttcttaaaaaattacaatgcataaaaaaaactctaaccaGCTTCCATATGTGGGCTTCCAGAGTTTGACATTATTGAGGCAGACTTTAGCAGAACTTATGCCGCAATTTACCCTGTACgcgataattaaaaaaaaacccttcttaaagttttaaagtttgatttaggttttgttttcccattttgttaatattaaatggCATACAAATGCTGCTTGTTAACTTGAGGATGCAGGAGAAGCAAATTGTATAATAGTACAGTGGGTAAAGCATCTGCAGAAAATTGTATTATAAGATAATGACAACATGAGTTGCTTGGTTGTTGcatttatttttccattcaaGAAAATCTCCTTTGTGAATCTCTGGATTACAGTTATTAGTTTTATTGCCCTCTTCTGGTTCTGCATAAACAGTAAGTGATTCGAATGAAGCCTAGAAGAAGAACAACAGTTTTCTAAAATACTTACCTTTAAACATCTATGAAATGCAGTACCAGGAATATTCAAGGGGATTGACATGAGTCCTTGCAAGAAGTTGGTGAAACTTTCAGCTATATTTTCCCctgatttttcttattcataacTGAACGATACTTTTGCagtaaaatcaaatatcatctgcaaattttttagaaaaaaatgaagaaaagaatggTGAGACAGTGTTGGTGCTGTTAAGTTCAAGTTTACTACAAGTCTTATAGTGAGGCATCAAAACAGCAGTGCCTATGATGCTTCATCCTATCTATCTAGAATTAGAACTTCGTAACTCAACGTAAAGCCCCGATAATTTACAGTTGAACTGGCACTTTTCACTTCTAAGAATTAAAACTGTGTTAATTGATTCAATTTGCAAggatatgataaattatttttagggttCAAATTTGGatcaaaagaagagagaaaatatgattttagGGACAGAGAAAGCTTGACAAGAAAGAGAGAGTGAGTGtcatattgtttttcatatattatatataaggcaaattttgtatttttatcttgtttgaattttttgttttattattattaccccTTTATAGTCTAGTTAACGAGTTTAATTTTTGTACCTCATTGTCTCAAATGCCTCAAAGTATCACTAGCATGACCTACCAGTGCAGTCACCAACGTATGTTTTGAATTAACTGCTGCGCTGCTTTATCACCTAGCTCTAACCATAGCACATTTCGCTCCATCACCGACCAATCAATAGTTGCCAATCACAGCACAATTCGCTCCATCACCTAAAATGATCTACTGCAATGTTTTTGATGCAAGACcaggattttttatttgtctctttttgcttttctttttatgaatcaTTAAGACATACCTTAGGTATTAACACCAGAGAATCTTTGACGAAAACCACATTAGGGTGACTGATTGAAGTTGACAATGACTCTATGTCGCCAGcaatattttcaaagaaaagtaGAGGACATGAAAACCATACCTGGCCGTTCTGCAATCTGTCTGAAGGGCACTTAAGAGCTACTCAACCTGGGAAATAACAATAGAAGAACAAGATTGATCCAGACTAGAGTCGGCCAGTACATACAATCTTCATGGGAAAAGGCCTCAAAGGACTTCTTGATGTTGATAGACTGTTCCGCTTTGTTGCAGTGACCCCTAGCCTACAAGACCTTCATAAACTAGACGTTTGTGTTCAATTTATGCATTTTGGTAGGTAGTATCGGTTAAGGTTTTTGATGGCACAAATTGGTAGCGTGCATGTCTCATTCTATTGTTTCTTGTACTTTTGATATTGATATTGCCCATCAAACAGCTGTGGATTGTTGCTCCCATtggttatttttatctttaatttatctttGTTATTGCATTGCAGGTGAATTGTGCAACTGCTAAACCTATATCTGTAAATTCACTATGCCATTTTTATCAAACCAATGTTGGTAGCGGTAGGTCTCCCAGGTTTTGTTTCAAGACAAAAGCTAAGCTCTCTGCTGAAACAAATATAGTTGAGAAAGAATCAACATGTGTCAATGAGAAGATTGGTAACTCTTCCTGTTTGATTTTGTGCTCCTTTATGTTACAGATATTTCTCCATTTTAGTTGCATTTGGATCGAAAGTCAGTATGCCATGTTGGTCTTGCTCAAGTAGACTTGGAGGGGCTAATTTGGATGCAATGTGAATGTTCTCAATCTTTCTAGAAATTGACCTGTCTCATTTACTGGATCACACTCCTCTAACAGCAAACAACAAATTAGTTCATGATTAGAAAACTGCTGCACCCTAGCTTGTTCACATACTGAACAACACCTTCTGTTGTATTTCGTGCCTTTGGAAATGATTCTTCTTTGCATTAACACTGAATTAAATTAGGGAAAAATTGAAACATATTCCTTGATTTACCCTTCAGTTATATTTTTCCTTGCATTTTAACagtgtttagattttttttctgcaaTAACAAATTGAAGTAGAACTCAATGCGAGCTCCACATATACTGATAGACCAAAACATGGTTCATTTAGGAACTACGGCCGTGTGCTAGGAAGATAGTTAGTAGGGAAGAAAGAAGGTAGAGTTGTTTCAGAAAAAAAGTTTGACATATAGATGAGGACTGTCTATGTATGTACAACGAAGTATCCAATAGACTATGTGCCTGGGTTAGTAACGATCAGAAAATGATTTGGTGAATGTTTAAAGGATGGGATCAGTTTTCACAATTGGTTTAACATTTTCTCTATTTCATGGTGTCAAATGCATTTGAGGATTGCCTAATTTTTGTCGACTCTAATTAGTTTTCTTAATGATCTAAACCCTTGTTCTTTGATAGCTTTATTGGGAAAAGAACCGATGTTATGATTTGACATATATTTTGTGTGGCTTCATAGAGGATTTGTAATGAAGTGTTAAAGAGATATGCATTTTGCCTAATCCTTTGCTTGTCAGCTACTAAAACGTATGCTTCTTCAAAGTTAGGACCAATTAAAATGTTCTACATGTTACAAGCTTCCATTAGATTACAATTCcatgttttggtttggttttaagagagaaaattatCTAAAGCACGAATGACACTGCTCCTGCTGTAAAGtttcatttttatcaattttttgagAAGCTCTTGGTTATGAGAGTGTCAACCAAAGTGGGAATCGAGGGATTTGCTATTGTTTTCCTTGTATGGATGGGGGCAAAATTTAAGAAGGTACAAGGacgaaattctttttttcttttatatatatagttacatAGTTCAATAGTTCTCTTCCTAAATTGAATGGTATGACTACATCTGAAGGTGCAAGTTTATTTCCACATCCCTTACTCTTTGTGAGCGTATACATGTGTGTTTTTGTGTTAAACAATGGCTTTATGTATCACGTATTAA
It contains:
- the LOC133674612 gene encoding uncharacterized protein LOC133674612 codes for the protein MTFLLWWLIRENLWCRKISQQVVNTSSYRVMLLGFGTFKELNKIQISHNRFPSIPSMASLPSPSATTALQHKVNCATAKPISVNSLCHFYQTNVGSGRSPRFCFKTKAKLSAETNIVEKESTCVNEKIDYGVVSVHHVGVLCDNLERSLEFYQGILGLEINEERPHDKLPYRGAWLWVGSEMIHLMELPNPDPLTGRPEHGGRDRHTCIAIQDVSKLKVILDKAGIPYTLSRSGRPAIFTRDPDANALEFSQVDG